A genomic segment from Candidatus Zixiibacteriota bacterium encodes:
- a CDS encoding LemA family protein produces MGSIILVGVIAIVIIVFVTIYNRLVRLRNTVKSSWSDIDVQLKKRFDLVPSLVETVKGYAAHEKGVFERVTQARSAAMQAGSPKEAAEKENIFRDTLKSLFAVAEAYPELKANENFVQLQNQFQALEDSIESARRYYNAVVRDYNIVIESVPSNIVASMFNFKQEEFFQLESEAERKPIKPDFSS; encoded by the coding sequence ATGGGTTCAATAATTCTCGTCGGTGTAATCGCCATCGTGATAATTGTCTTCGTCACAATATACAACAGGCTGGTCAGACTCAGAAACACGGTGAAGTCATCGTGGTCGGATATCGATGTTCAACTCAAGAAACGGTTCGATCTGGTGCCGAGCCTGGTTGAGACGGTCAAAGGATATGCTGCTCATGAAAAGGGTGTCTTTGAGAGAGTGACCCAGGCCCGCTCCGCCGCCATGCAGGCAGGCTCGCCGAAAGAGGCTGCCGAGAAAGAGAACATCTTCCGCGACACCCTCAAGAGTCTGTTCGCCGTGGCCGAAGCATATCCGGAGCTGAAAGCCAATGAAAATTTCGTCCAGCTCCAGAATCAGTTTCAGGCCCTCGAAGACAGTATCGAGTCAGCCCGAAGGTACTACAATGCGGTAGTCCGCGACTACAATATTGTCATCGAATCGGTACCATCGAATATCGTGGCCTCGATGTTCAACTTCAAGCAGGAGGAGTTCTTCCAGCTCGAATCCGAAGCCGAGCGCAAGCCCATCAAACCCGACTTCTCGTCCTGA
- a CDS encoding DUF427 domain-containing protein, which yields MKAIWNGKVIAESERTIIIEGNHYFPLDSVNQEFLKPSDTLSICPRKGMAYYHDVVVDGRENRDAAWHYPQPKGAAMEIKDHIAFWKGVQILP from the coding sequence ATGAAGGCGATATGGAATGGTAAGGTAATAGCTGAATCCGAGAGGACTATCATAATTGAGGGAAATCACTATTTCCCTCTGGATTCGGTGAATCAAGAGTTTCTGAAACCGTCGGATACGCTCTCCATTTGTCCCCGCAAGGGGATGGCGTATTATCACGATGTGGTTGTCGATGGACGTGAGAACCGCGATGCCGCCTGGCATTATCCCCAGCCGAAGGGCGCCGCGATGGAAATAAAAGACCATATCGCATTCTGGAAAGGCGTGCAGATTCTTCCCTGA
- a CDS encoding FG-GAP-like repeat-containing protein: MRNLVIAGAICVLFAFTAEAAVEGPLFKASVHYPVGYEPIDICIADFNADGINDLACAQYSGDSIAVLIGQGDGVYETAAFYTIGTSQYYIEAANIDNDSDIDLVVATYNNIYTLDNAGDGTFGAATQISGLTTSPRKFKLADIDGDADNDLIVAHYDYAFTDLTVWTNDGSGNFTLDNAYTVGTYQSNLVVADFDGDTFPDIAVSTGVPNYSILLNDGSGAFVVDNTYALGNYASSICTADFDGDTDLDIAITWYNGLAVYANDGNGAFSSHSSSGVTGSGYGLSAVDLDGVNGPDLAAVDDSVYVYYNNGSGAFTSTRRYFFGDGGEALAVGKLDDDDNYDLAIGLNPGNYGSAASYVALLFNTQGDGDFEYPAQSYTNDGPQSLCMADFNHDGNIDVATLDWWNDSVLVLTGDGTGHFARFQITAVGNSPYEIVAADVDAQNQEDLIIGHSDATQNYITVLLSRTDGTFGAPATYACDLRPRGVFVGELNGSGLPDIATVNSTGATISVLFNNNNGTFAAATNYPVISAPGHSAIDGGDLDGDGSIDLVIPNYTNHCVQAFFNNGSGDFSTSGNIAIGDIYYPYQVCVNDLDSDGYADIIVGSYDSSEVCVIMNNGSGFDATQYYYAGYEQYEIDVSDFDCDGNMDFVVLNTESYNFSVFLGDGAGNFGEPMHYGITSDDSEGMAIADFNNDGYPDVAVSNYNHDNISVMLNRYTILTPVTEIVYGDPVPDKFMLRQNYPNPFNPTTTIAYSLPTRAEVRLDIYNLLGQRVRQFDEGLKTAGNYELVWDGKTDNGRSVATGLYLYKITAGDYSESRKMLLIK; the protein is encoded by the coding sequence ATGAGAAATTTGGTAATAGCGGGGGCGATTTGCGTTTTGTTTGCGTTTACCGCCGAGGCGGCCGTTGAGGGGCCGCTTTTCAAAGCCAGCGTCCATTATCCGGTGGGTTATGAGCCAATCGATATCTGCATCGCGGATTTCAACGCCGACGGCATCAATGACCTTGCCTGTGCGCAGTATAGCGGTGACAGTATCGCCGTCTTGATTGGCCAAGGAGACGGTGTTTACGAGACCGCCGCCTTTTATACCATCGGTACTTCTCAGTATTACATCGAGGCGGCTAATATCGACAATGATTCGGATATTGACCTGGTCGTCGCCACCTATAACAACATCTATACGCTCGACAATGCCGGGGATGGCACTTTTGGCGCGGCGACTCAGATATCCGGATTAACTACTTCGCCAAGGAAATTTAAGCTGGCGGATATAGATGGCGACGCCGATAACGACCTGATCGTAGCCCACTACGACTACGCCTTCACCGACCTGACCGTCTGGACCAACGACGGGTCCGGCAATTTCACCCTGGATAACGCTTACACCGTGGGTACTTATCAGAGCAACCTCGTCGTGGCCGATTTCGATGGCGATACGTTCCCGGACATCGCGGTGAGTACCGGCGTTCCGAATTACAGTATTCTTCTAAATGACGGGTCGGGCGCTTTTGTCGTCGACAACACCTACGCGCTGGGCAATTACGCCAGCAGTATATGTACGGCTGACTTTGACGGCGACACCGATTTGGACATAGCCATTACCTGGTACAACGGCCTGGCCGTATATGCCAATGACGGTAACGGCGCTTTCAGCAGCCACAGTTCTTCCGGTGTCACGGGCTCCGGTTATGGTCTTAGCGCTGTTGATCTGGATGGAGTGAATGGTCCCGATCTGGCGGCGGTCGATGACTCCGTATATGTTTATTATAACAACGGCTCCGGCGCCTTCACATCCACCAGAAGGTACTTTTTCGGGGATGGGGGAGAAGCTCTTGCTGTTGGAAAACTCGATGATGATGACAACTACGACCTGGCGATCGGCCTGAATCCCGGTAATTACGGCAGCGCCGCAAGTTACGTGGCGTTGCTGTTCAATACTCAGGGGGACGGAGACTTCGAGTACCCGGCCCAGAGCTATACGAACGACGGTCCTCAGTCGCTGTGTATGGCCGACTTCAATCACGATGGTAACATCGACGTCGCCACGCTGGACTGGTGGAACGACAGCGTTCTGGTGTTAACTGGTGATGGCACCGGCCATTTCGCCAGATTCCAAATAACCGCAGTAGGCAATTCCCCCTACGAGATTGTGGCCGCTGATGTCGACGCCCAGAACCAGGAAGACCTGATTATAGGTCATTCCGATGCCACCCAGAACTATATTACCGTTTTGCTGAGCAGGACCGACGGAACCTTTGGGGCGCCGGCTACATACGCGTGCGACCTGAGACCCAGGGGAGTTTTCGTGGGAGAACTGAACGGCTCCGGTCTTCCGGATATTGCCACCGTCAATTCGACCGGCGCCACTATCTCCGTCCTGTTTAACAACAACAATGGTACGTTTGCGGCGGCCACCAATTATCCGGTCATAAGCGCCCCCGGCCACAGCGCTATCGACGGGGGGGACCTCGATGGTGACGGTTCTATTGACTTGGTGATTCCCAACTACACCAACCACTGCGTTCAGGCGTTTTTCAACAATGGCAGCGGCGATTTCAGCACCAGCGGCAACATTGCTATCGGCGATATTTACTATCCGTACCAGGTTTGTGTCAATGACCTCGACAGCGACGGCTACGCTGATATCATTGTGGGCAGCTACGACTCAAGCGAAGTGTGCGTGATTATGAATAACGGGTCGGGCTTCGATGCGACCCAATATTACTACGCCGGTTATGAACAATATGAAATCGATGTTTCCGACTTCGACTGCGACGGGAACATGGATTTCGTGGTATTGAACACCGAATCATACAATTTCTCGGTTTTCCTTGGCGATGGTGCGGGCAATTTTGGGGAGCCGATGCACTACGGTATCACGAGCGATGACTCCGAGGGTATGGCGATTGCCGATTTCAACAACGACGGCTATCCCGATGTCGCGGTTTCCAACTATAATCACGATAATATCTCGGTGATGCTGAATCGTTACACCATCCTTACCCCCGTAACGGAGATCGTGTATGGCGATCCCGTGCCGGACAAATTCATGCTGCGGCAGAACTATCCCAACCCGTTTAACCCGACCACCACCATCGCTTATAGTCTGCCGACGCGGGCAGAGGTCAGGTTGGATATTTACAATCTTCTGGGTCAGAGGGTGCGGCAGTTCGACGAAGGTCTCAAGACCGCCGGCAACTACGAGCTGGTGTGGGATGGCAAAACCGATAACGGCAGATCCGTTGCCACGGGACTCTATCTCTATAAAATCACTGCCGGAGATTACTCGGAATCAAGGAAGATGCTGCTTATAAAATAA